The following proteins are encoded in a genomic region of Sebastes fasciatus isolate fSebFas1 chromosome 14, fSebFas1.pri, whole genome shotgun sequence:
- the LOC141781912 gene encoding interleukin-1 receptor type 1, translating into MGQHSTLGSLLLLLGLYGICTGLEQENCKDYKVQFERVFSVPGDVAMLKSTLVSPDVFNFTAVPYNVTWYDSTGREMSNQSGRVLVRGETLWFLNITLDDTGDYVTVVRTPSWCYIQTTKLIVELAVSGEYGRPRKAGQQITKGVNDFLSCPLMSYISTLDSYSISSSITWYRGSHPIVDGKDKYTYIAPNKLKIDGVEVKSAYYTCTLTFTLGGVVGSVSETIDVNVSEKYYMLPQVHEPANETIKAQIGSSFTKRCQVFVPCVGNPSTIFAWWDGQNFILTTNPSDRVYTIKINESRVDGPTKGVWFKQMLIFSELREENFHINYTCIAMNGRGRPQGYFTLLPADPNIIVPIGSVLGSVMVLFIISVTIYYLFKVDIVLWFRRAFPVLYANTDSDGKLYDAYVAYPQPCAAGFSEKVEGFALHALPQVLEKACGYKLFIAGRDCTPGKAIVDSVEENIQASRRLLLLYTASTFISKRHTSSTSNNNNNISKTSDSGDNKETKTSESSSSLDGSEEVYSDTRQQLECVAAMHRALLEGSLKVILVELEQISPAQLALFPESVRHLRKKQGAVCWWKNQSTRQRWRTCTRTREDEEKGGQDAQTPPSPSLSPSSRFWKQMRYRMPVRGKRAVYPEKTALLGL; encoded by the exons ATGGGCCAGCATTCAACACTGGGAAgccttctgctcctcctcgggCTGTATGGGATCTGTACAGGACTTGAACAGG agaACTGTAAAGACTACAAAGTCCAGTTTGAGAGGGTTTTCTCTGTTCCCGGGGACGTGGCTATGCTGAAAAGCACCCTGGTGTCTCCAGACGTCTTCAACTTCACAGCTGTCCCTTACAACGTCACCTGGTACGACTCGACGGGCCGAGAAATGAGCAACCAGAGCGGTCGAGTCCTGGTGCGCGGCGAGACTCTGTGGTTTCTTAACATAACGCTGGACGACACGGGAGATTATGTGACCGTAGTGAG AACTCCGTCTTGGTGCTACATTCAGACCACTAAGCTGATAGTGGAGTTGGCAGTTTCTGGAGAGTATGGAAGACCAAGGAAAGCTGGTCAACAAATTACAAAGGGAGTCAATGACTTCCTGTCCTGCCCTCTGATGAGCTACATCAGTACACTGGACAGCTACAGCATCTCTTCCTCCATCACGTGGTACAGA GGTTCTCACCCCATCGTGGATGGGAAAGACAAGTATACCTACATAGCTCCAAACAAACTGAAGATTGACGGGGTGGAAGTTAAAAGCGCCTATTACACATGTACTCTGACCTTCACTCTCGGTGGTGTTGTGGGATCCGTGTCAGAGACCATCGACGTGAATGTCTCAG AGAAGTACTATATGCTTCCACAAGTGCACGAACCAGCCAATGAAACAATCAAGGCACAGATTG GGTCCAGTTTCACCAAACGGTGCCAGGTGTTTGTGCCGTGTGTCGGGAATCCCTCGACTATTTTCGCTTGGTGGGACGGACAAAATTTCATTTTGACGACCAACCCCTCTGACCGTGTCTACACAATAAAGATAAA TGAAAGCAGAGTGGATGGTCCTACTAAAGGTGTCTGGTTCAAGCAGATGCTGATCTTCTCTGAGCTGAGGGAGGAGAATTTCCACATCAACTACACCTGTATAGCGATGAATGGCAGGGGACGTCCTCAGGGCTATTTCACTCTGTTACCAGCAG ATCCCAACATCATTGTTCCCATTGGATCCGTGCTCGGCAGTGTTATGGTTCTCTTTATCATCAGCGTCACCATCTACTACCTGTTTAAGGTCGACATTGTGCTGTGGTTCAGGAGAGCGTTTCCAGTCCTCTACGCAAACACAG ACTCGGATGGGAAGTTGTACGATGCCTACGTGGCTTACCCTCAGCCCTGTGCCGCCGGATTCAGCGAGAAAGTGGAGGGGTTTGCCCTTCACGCACTACCCCAAGTGTTGGAAAAGGCCTGCGGCTACAAACTCTTCATAGCAGGCCGTGACTGCACGCCCGGGAAGG CCATAGTGGACTCAGTGGAAGAGAACATACAAGCCAGTCGCCGCCTCCTTCTGCTCTACACCGCCTCTACTTTCATCAGCAAAAGACACACAAGCAGCACtagtaataacaacaacaacatctctaAGACCAGTGATAGCGGAGATAACAAAGAAACCAAGACCAgcgaaagcagcagcagtttggatGGCAGTGAAGAAGTCTATTCAGACACGAGACAGCAGTTGGAGTGTGTGGCAGCGATGCACCGAGCGCTGCTGGAGGGATCTCTCAAG GTGATCCTGGTTGAGTTGGAACAGATCAGCCCGGCTCAGCTGGCTCTCTTCCCAGAGTCGGTGCGTCACCTGAGGAAGAAGCAGGGCGCTGTGTGCTGGTGGAAGAACCAGAGCACAAGGCAAAGGTGGAGGACGTGCACGAGGACGAGAGAGGACGAGGAGAAAGGTGGACAGGACGCGCAAACACCGCCGTCGCCATCCCTCTCCCCTTCCTCCAGGTTTTGGAAGCAGATGAGATATCGTATGCCGGTGAGGGGCAAGAGGGCAGTGTACCCGGAGAAGACCGCCCTGCTGGGcttgtga